Proteins from one Euleptes europaea isolate rEulEur1 unplaced genomic scaffold, rEulEur1.hap1 scaffold_331, whole genome shotgun sequence genomic window:
- the LOC130493112 gene encoding stabilizer of axonemal microtubules 1-like yields YHHCPHLPTRPYEQTEKPCLLSEYAEKYPLYSSFQPRESCKPKSEYIKQPVSMEGISTARRDYVPHEVKPIKLRPPDQYIRNNENMDTLSTYKQDYNAYPINRVAPCVPQGQNYASDEKMTTIPTYK; encoded by the exons ATACCACCATTGCCCACATCTCCCAACAAGGCCCTATGAACAGACTGAGAAGCCATGTCTCCTTTCTGAGTATGCAGAAAAATACCCACTTTACTCCAGTTTTCAACCCAGGGAATCATGTAAACCCAAATCAGAATATATTAAGCAGCCAGTGTCCATGGAAGGCATCTCAACTGCCAG GAGAGATTACGTCCCTCATGAAGTGAAACCTATAAAACTGAGACCTCCAGACCAATATATTAGGAATAATGAAAATATGGACACATTGTCCACATACAAGCAAGACTACAATGCTTACCCTATTAACCGGGTGGCTCCTTGTGTGCCCCAGGGACAAAACTATGCCTCTGATGAGAAGATGACCACAATACCTACATACAAAG